Proteins from a genomic interval of Spiroplasma endosymbiont of Lonchoptera lutea:
- a CDS encoding MFS transporter produces MKNIFKPPAAKEPFSSDLKTVNKKFNFLRNQVFIVSILGYMMYYFTRKTVDITGSHLMETGGLSTYNYALMGMFFSITYGCSKFIIGGFADRSSGRIVMTMGLLVSAILNIALGGVIQIGNGQITVAPLVVMIIILTALGIFQGMGWPATARMMAHWFTDKERSPRLAIWNSGQGLGAAFAPLIIIPLIELIDPGGTIYGLYYWVPSIIALIFLPLVFWGLRDRPEAEGLPTVEKWKGITEHAKEKTELKIKEIFVKYILKNKYVWILAFANIWVYVLRQGMSSWAIKIADEMHGIKLKDSKWLWSFFEWSGIAGGIFAAYGARYLFQNRKAPLMIFGLIIGIGGLVIFQNAPRGNIAVLITAIIVAGFGVYMPQAMIGATAIELTNKKAAATASGLTGLFGYFGDAVMSKPVVAGIAGNGNWDNVFYYFYACAIIAIIALAFLWTKNQDNKVI; encoded by the coding sequence ATGAAAAATATATTTAAACCACCGGCTGCTAAAGAGCCGTTTAGTAGTGATTTAAAAACTGTTAATAAAAAGTTTAATTTTTTAAGAAATCAAGTATTTATTGTATCAATTTTAGGTTATATGATGTATTACTTTACTCGAAAAACAGTTGATATAACTGGTAGTCATTTAATGGAAACTGGAGGGTTAAGTACATATAATTATGCATTAATGGGAATGTTTTTTTCAATTACTTATGGATGTAGTAAGTTTATTATTGGTGGTTTTGCTGATCGTAGTTCAGGAAGAATTGTGATGACGATGGGATTACTAGTTTCAGCCATCTTAAATATTGCTTTAGGTGGTGTTATTCAAATTGGTAATGGTCAAATTACGGTTGCTCCATTAGTGGTAATGATTATTATTTTAACAGCATTAGGAATATTTCAAGGTATGGGCTGACCAGCTACTGCGAGAATGATGGCACATTGATTTACTGATAAAGAACGATCACCACGACTTGCGATTTGAAATTCCGGACAAGGATTAGGAGCCGCTTTTGCTCCACTAATTATTATTCCTTTAATTGAATTAATTGACCCAGGTGGTACAATTTATGGGTTATATTACTGAGTACCTAGTATTATTGCTTTAATTTTTTTACCTTTGGTTTTTTGAGGTTTGCGAGACCGACCTGAGGCCGAAGGATTACCAACTGTTGAAAAATGAAAAGGAATAACTGAACATGCTAAAGAAAAAACAGAATTAAAAATCAAAGAAATTTTTGTTAAATATATTTTAAAAAATAAATATGTTTGAATTTTAGCATTTGCAAATATTTGAGTTTATGTTTTACGACAAGGAATGTCTTCGTGAGCAATAAAAATTGCCGATGAAATGCATGGTATTAAGTTAAAAGATAGTAAATGATTGTGGTCATTTTTTGAATGGTCAGGAATTGCTGGTGGAATATTTGCAGCCTATGGTGCTAGATATTTATTTCAAAATCGGAAAGCACCATTAATGATTTTTGGATTAATTATTGGTATCGGTGGTCTAGTTATCTTTCAAAATGCTCCTAGAGGTAATATCGCCGTATTAATTACTGCTATAATTGTTGCTGGTTTTGGTGTCTATATGCCACAGGCAATGATTGGAGCAACAGCAATTGAATTAACGAATAAAAAAGCCGCGGCCACAGCTTCAGGACTTACAGGATTATTTGGATATTTTGGAGATGCTGTGATGTCAAAACCAGTTGTTGCGGGAATTGCTGGTAATGGTAATTGAGACAATGTCTTTTATTATTTCTATGCTTGTGCGATTATTGCGATTATTGCTCTTGCGTTCTTATGAACTAAAAATCAAGATAACAAAGTTATTTAA
- a CDS encoding Mbov_0401 family ICE element transposase-like protein has translation MTPVEFRKIPVYIKSVLKRVANPKFEYVCLLDKEIGLLSKQRIYFDVQFKVLSLLGDGKRYRDVLDALNHCYISKASISRILNKYDIAEYFQLAEKETKTRIDLKNKNLYIQLDETFLATLDQKVKQDQRIRLVTFHTGHKEKNYKNARRALENKRGHFLMLKVGKRINTMDYRDLLIKELQKHYVNINYDRIIVCGDGATWIREIANSFGNVRYILDGYHAIKKLKQMAFNIVFENRKLTLNSWIELYKNGNHQELIKNIRNVAKNELNKDIKTNLRRNSNYFKNNKHGIHNQNLEWNIGCSIESDVSHLVKQQLGYGAKIYNHKNLNNLLHLRMANLNKLNVLHFINENINLEIEIRKEIYKNSLWNKYNNKNDDSWINKGSIVYTNKYRKHKFR, from the coding sequence TTAACTCCCGTTGAATTTAGAAAAATACCAGTCTACATAAAAAGTGTCCTAAAAAGGGTTGCCAATCCAAAATTTGAATATGTATGTTTACTAGATAAAGAAATTGGTTTATTGTCTAAACAAAGAATTTATTTTGATGTCCAATTTAAAGTTTTAAGTCTTTTGGGCGATGGTAAGCGCTATCGTGATGTTTTAGATGCTCTAAATCATTGTTATATTTCAAAAGCTAGTATTTCGCGTATTTTAAATAAATATGATATTGCCGAATATTTTCAATTAGCAGAAAAAGAAACTAAAACTAGAATTGATCTCAAAAATAAGAATCTATATATTCAACTAGATGAGACATTTTTAGCGACATTAGATCAAAAAGTTAAGCAAGACCAAAGAATTCGTTTGGTTACTTTTCATACCGGACATAAAGAAAAAAATTACAAAAATGCTCGTAGAGCGTTAGAAAACAAACGAGGTCATTTTCTAATGTTAAAAGTTGGTAAAAGAATAAATACGATGGATTATCGTGATTTATTAATTAAGGAATTACAAAAACATTATGTGAATATTAATTATGACAGAATAATTGTTTGTGGTGATGGTGCTACTTGAATTAGAGAAATTGCCAATAGTTTTGGTAATGTTAGATATATTTTAGATGGTTATCACGCTATTAAAAAATTAAAACAAATGGCATTTAATATTGTTTTTGAAAATCGCAAATTAACACTAAATAGTTGAATTGAATTATATAAAAATGGAAATCATCAAGAATTGATAAAAAACATTCGTAATGTTGCTAAAAATGAATTAAATAAAGATATTAAAACAAATTTAAGGAGAAATAGTAATTATTTTAAAAACAATAAGCATGGTATTCATAACCAAAATTTAGAATGAAATATCGGTTGTAGCATTGAAAGTGATGTATCGCATTTAGTAAAACAACAATTAGGATATGGGGCAAAAATATATAATCATAAGAATTTAAATAACTTATTACATTTAAGAATGGCAAATTTAAACAAATTAAATGTATTACATTTCATTAATGAAAATATTAATTTAGAAATAGAAATCAGAAAAGAAATATATAAAAATTCATTATGAAATAAATATAATAATAAAAATGATGATAGTTGAATTAATAAGGGCAGTATTGTATATACGAATAAATATAGAAAACATAAATTTAGATAA
- a CDS encoding helix-turn-helix domain-containing protein — protein MKFKVKISEIAKNLNRSISTINREVNRNKDNNHYFP, from the coding sequence TTGAAATTTAAAGTAAAAATTAGTGAAATAGCTAAAAATCTTAATCGAAGTATTAGTACTATTAATCGAGAAGTTAATAGAAATAAAGATAATAATCATTATTTTCCATAA
- a CDS encoding IS30 family transposase — protein MGYKHLGIDERIYIENQLKFKVKISEIAKNLNRSISTINREVNRNKDNNHYFSLIAQNKAENRKQLHVYFHKFKNRELVKYVQQKLLLGWSPEQIYGRIKNFHQEWIISFKTIYNWIYSGLLEKVTSKNLRRKGKKRKSQENRGKFNGKSIKERNVNNRITLGHWEGDTVVSSRGKSKSCLITLVERTSRFTLAILVENRTTKVINKNISHYLSILPNNLVKTITFDRGKEFANWQQLEKNLNVKIYFADAYSPWQRGTNENTNGLIREKFPKKFNFSNTTKNAVHKFILSLNQRPRKILNYLSPIEYLVRKII, from the coding sequence ATGGGATACAAACATCTTGGCATAGATGAAAGAATTTATATTGAGAATCAATTGAAATTTAAAGTAAAAATTAGTGAAATAGCTAAAAATCTTAATCGAAGTATTAGTACTATTAATCGAGAAGTTAATAGAAATAAAGATAATAATCATTATTTTTCATTAATTGCACAAAATAAAGCAGAAAATAGAAAACAATTACATGTTTATTTTCATAAATTTAAAAATAGAGAATTAGTAAAATATGTACAACAAAAATTATTATTAGGTTGATCGCCTGAACAAATTTATGGCAGAATTAAAAATTTTCATCAAGAATGAATTATTAGTTTTAAAACAATTTACAATTGAATTTATTCTGGATTACTTGAAAAGGTTACTAGTAAAAATTTAAGAAGAAAAGGTAAGAAACGAAAATCTCAAGAAAATCGGGGTAAATTTAATGGTAAATCCATTAAAGAACGAAATGTTAATAATCGCATAACTCTTGGCCATTGAGAAGGTGATACTGTAGTATCATCACGAGGTAAAAGTAAATCATGTTTAATAACTTTAGTTGAAAGAACATCAAGATTTACTTTAGCAATATTAGTTGAAAATAGAACTACTAAAGTTATTAACAAAAATATTAGTCATTATTTATCAATTCTTCCAAATAATCTTGTTAAGACTATAACATTTGATAGGGGTAAAGAATTTGCTAATTGACAACAACTTGAAAAAAATTTAAATGTGAAAATTTATTTTGCTGATGCATATTCACCTTGACAAAGAGGTACTAATGAAAATACTAATGGTTTAATTAGAGAAAAATTTCCTAAAAAATTTAATTTTTCAAACACTACTAAAAATGCAGTTCATAAATTTATATTGTCTTTAAACCAAAGACCAAGAAAAATACTAAATTATCTTTCGCCAATCGAATATTTGGTTAGAAAAATAATTTAG
- a CDS encoding IS3 family transposase (programmed frameshift) — protein MGNKTSYSEEFKKQIVMLYKNDKSVINLGKEYNLPKPTIYSWIKNYNNSGSFKAKDNRTVEENELIYLRKENQQLRMENDIFKASSTDNREKITIINNNKNKYSVRKICKILGLLKSTYYYQTNKCTKFDVNNYEQEVISAFNKSRKIYGARKIKAVLIRKNIILSRRKIRFIMIKNNLVSKYTKLKYCNHKKTVNNDEINNVLNRQFNDKKPNEVVVSDLTYVQVGTKWHYICLLIDLFNREVIGYSAGPNKTAELVQQAFHKITRPLNKITLFHTDRGNEFKNKIIDEILITFKIKRSLSSKGCPYDNAVAEATYKTFKTEFINGKKFANLTQLKCELFDFVNWYNNIRIHGSLNYLTPVEFRKYQST, from the exons ATGGGAAATAAAACCTCATACTCTGAAGAATTTAAAAAACAAATTGTAATGCTATACAAAAATGACAAAAGTGTTATTAATTTAGGGAAAGAATATAATTTACCAAAACCAACTATTTATAGTTGAATTAAAAATTATAATAATTCTGGGTCATTTAAAGCAAAAGATAATCGCACTGTCGAAGAAAATGAATTAATTTACTTGCGAAAAGAAAACCAACAATTACGAATGGAAAATGACATTT TTAAAGCAAGCAGCACTGATAATCGGGAAAAAATAACAATAATTAATAACAACAAAAATAAATATTCAGTGAGGAAAATATGTAAGATTTTAGGTTTACTAAAATCAACATATTATTATCAAACTAATAAATGCACCAAGTTTGATGTTAATAATTATGAACAAGAAGTTATCAGTGCATTTAATAAAAGTCGCAAGATTTATGGTGCTCGTAAAATTAAAGCTGTTTTAATAAGAAAAAATATCATTTTATCACGACGAAAAATCCGATTCATTATGATCAAAAATAATTTGGTTTCTAAATACACCAAGTTAAAATATTGTAATCATAAAAAAACAGTTAATAATGACGAAATTAATAATGTTTTAAATCGTCAATTTAATGACAAAAAACCAAATGAAGTTGTTGTTAGTGATTTAACATATGTTCAAGTTGGCACTAAATGACATTATATTTGTTTATTAATTGACTTGTTTAATCGCGAAGTAATTGGCTATAGTGCTGGACCAAATAAAACTGCTGAATTAGTTCAACAAGCTTTTCACAAGATAACACGACCATTAAATAAAATAACTTTATTTCATACTGATCGTGGTAATGAGTTTAAAAATAAAATTATTGATGAAATTTTAATAACCTTTAAAATTAAAAGATCATTAAGCTCCAAAGGATGCCCATATGATAATGCTGTTGCTGAAGCAACTTATAAAACCTTTAAAACCGAATTTATTAACGGTAAAAAATTTGCAAACTTAACACAACTAAAATGCGAACTATTTGATTTTGTTAATTGATATAACAATATTCGAATTCATGGCAGTTTAAATTATTTAACTCCCGTTGAATTTAGAAAATACCAGTCTACATAA
- a CDS encoding ankyrin repeat domain-containing protein: MNIKAVYKDQYTALHFAIEFNNVAIIQLLIENGININAQNINGETGIHLAVMENNDYYLYFY, encoded by the coding sequence ATTAATATTAAGGCTGTGTATAAAGACCAATATACAGCATTACATTTTGCTATTGAATTTAATAATGTTGCGATTATTCAATTATTAATTGAAAATGGTATTAATATTAACGCTCAAAATATTAATGGTGAAACAGGGATTCATTTAGCAGTTATGGAAAATAATGATTATTATCTTTATTTCTATTAA
- a CDS encoding IS30 family transposase, which produces MYKYLTIESIIAIKEYKSYGFSIRKIAQAIDYSKSTVHRVCKLLNQNLLPLEILNQVQKNKQNAGRKLIILTLTEINTINHLLITKNYALDIIADFLKKNKIKNISTKTLYNMFKTNRMGFDEKNLLRKGKNKPHKQKETRGRINNCKSIHERNLIIPNIKNIQEFGHLEGDTIVCKDHKSSIITLADIWSKTTIPLKTKNHKAESITQSIIKFISKLIPGTIKTITFDRGKEFSKWKLIEKNCNVKIYFADAGKPCQRGLNENNNGILRRYLPKSTDLSSYKQKDLNSIAFQINSTPRKSLSYKRPIDLIQLF; this is translated from the coding sequence ATGTATAAGTATCTGACTATTGAATCAATAATAGCAATAAAAGAATATAAAAGTTATGGATTTTCTATTCGTAAAATAGCACAAGCAATTGATTATAGTAAATCAACTGTACACAGAGTTTGTAAATTATTAAATCAAAACTTATTACCATTAGAAATATTGAATCAAGTTCAAAAAAATAAACAAAATGCAGGTAGAAAATTAATAATTTTAACTTTAACAGAAATTAATACTATCAATCATTTGTTAATTACTAAAAATTATGCTCTTGATATAATTGCTGATTTTTTAAAGAAAAATAAAATAAAAAATATTTCAACAAAAACTTTATATAACATGTTTAAAACAAATCGAATGGGTTTTGATGAAAAAAATTTATTGAGAAAAGGCAAAAATAAACCTCATAAACAAAAAGAAACTAGGGGCAGAATTAATAATTGTAAATCTATTCATGAAAGAAATTTAATCATTCCAAATATTAAAAATATACAAGAATTTGGCCATTTAGAGGGAGATACTATCGTTTGTAAAGATCATAAAAGTTCTATTATTACTTTAGCTGATATATGATCAAAAACCACAATTCCTTTGAAAACTAAAAATCATAAAGCAGAAAGTATTACACAAAGTATAATAAAATTTATTTCAAAATTAATACCAGGAACAATTAAAACTATTACTTTTGATCGTGGTAAAGAATTTAGTAAATGAAAATTAATTGAAAAAAATTGTAATGTTAAAATTTATTTTGCAGATGCCGGCAAACCTTGTCAAAGAGGTTTAAATGAGAACAATAATGGTATTTTAAGAAGATATTTACCAAAATCTACTGATTTATCTTCATATAAACAAAAAGACTTAAATTCTATAGCATTTCAAATTAATTCTACACCCAGAAAATCATTATCTTATAAAAGACCAATAGATTTAATACAATTATTTTAA
- the parE gene encoding DNA topoisomerase IV subunit B: MLNTYDESSIQVLEGLDGVRKRPSMYIGSKDRKGWHHLAWEIFDNSIDEALAGYCNEIKITIKKDDSIIIADNGRGIPTGMHKKGKSTPEVIFTMLHSGGKFDGNSYKTSGGLHGVGASVVNALSEFCYVTIYRDKKIYEIGFKNGGHLARHLKLIGKTVKTGTVVHFRPDSTIFNNFKFSYSMICERARESALLISGLKIIVVDEHSKKEEQFCFTNGLEEFVKYLIADEKIISPIMLLKGEMDNVQLEVGMQYSNAYSENIISFANNVKTIDGGTHVVGFRTAITKVINDYARTENLLKEKEKNFEGSDVREGLTAVISVRIPENMIQYEGQTKSKLGTNEIKNIVDNIVTKQFSFWLQENKTVAYEILTKIIKTREVREATRKAREQARGQRQSKGLKDRMLIGKLAPAQNRNRNKNELFLVEGDSAGGTAKMGRARSFQAILSLKGKIINAEKSNLATLLKNPEINMITNAIGGGIGEHFDLDDVNYDKIIIMTDADVDGAHIQILLLTFFYRYMKPLMAAQKIYLALPPLYKISNKKSNEISYAWNQKDLYKQLEKHTKSEIQRYKGLGEMNADQLWTTTMNPETRQLVQVTIGDRHKAEKKIITLMGDDSDKRKKWIEANINFTLEDNFVIAS, from the coding sequence ATGCTAAATACCTATGATGAATCTTCAATTCAAGTTCTTGAGGGATTAGATGGTGTTCGTAAACGACCGTCAATGTACATTGGGTCAAAAGATAGGAAAGGGTGGCATCATCTCGCATGAGAGATTTTTGATAATTCGATTGATGAAGCATTAGCTGGATATTGTAATGAAATTAAGATTACTATTAAAAAAGATGATTCAATTATTATTGCAGACAATGGTCGGGGGATTCCTACGGGAATGCATAAAAAAGGAAAATCAACACCAGAAGTTATTTTTACAATGTTACATTCTGGTGGTAAATTTGATGGTAATAGTTATAAAACATCAGGTGGTTTACACGGTGTGGGGGCATCGGTTGTTAATGCGTTAAGTGAATTTTGTTATGTAACAATTTATCGTGATAAAAAAATTTACGAAATTGGTTTTAAAAATGGGGGTCATTTAGCACGACATTTAAAATTAATTGGTAAAACAGTAAAAACTGGTACTGTAGTTCATTTTCGCCCTGATAGTACGATATTTAATAATTTTAAGTTTTCATATTCAATGATTTGTGAGCGAGCTCGCGAGTCAGCATTATTAATTAGTGGTTTAAAAATTATTGTTGTTGATGAACATAGTAAAAAAGAAGAACAATTTTGTTTTACTAATGGCTTAGAAGAATTTGTTAAATATTTAATCGCTGATGAAAAAATTATTAGTCCAATTATGCTTTTAAAAGGTGAAATGGATAATGTTCAATTAGAAGTGGGGATGCAATATAGTAATGCTTATAGTGAAAATATTATTAGTTTTGCTAATAATGTTAAAACTATTGATGGGGGAACCCATGTTGTTGGTTTTCGTACTGCCATAACGAAAGTTATTAATGATTATGCTAGAACAGAAAATCTTTTAAAAGAAAAAGAAAAAAACTTTGAAGGTAGTGATGTTCGTGAAGGATTAACAGCAGTTATTTCGGTACGGATTCCTGAAAATATGATTCAATATGAAGGACAAACTAAAAGTAAATTAGGAACTAATGAAATTAAAAATATTGTTGATAATATTGTCACTAAACAATTTTCTTTTTGATTACAAGAAAATAAGACTGTTGCTTATGAAATTTTAACAAAGATTATTAAAACTAGAGAAGTAAGAGAAGCTACAAGAAAAGCTCGCGAACAAGCAAGAGGACAACGACAATCAAAAGGTTTAAAAGACCGAATGTTAATTGGCAAGTTAGCGCCAGCGCAAAACCGGAATCGTAATAAAAATGAATTATTTCTTGTTGAAGGTGATTCGGCTGGTGGTACTGCGAAAATGGGGCGAGCGCGAAGTTTTCAAGCCATTTTATCTTTAAAAGGGAAGATAATTAATGCTGAAAAATCTAATTTAGCAACATTATTAAAAAATCCTGAAATTAATATGATTACTAATGCTATTGGTGGTGGCATTGGTGAGCATTTTGATTTAGATGATGTTAATTATGATAAAATTATTATTATGACCGATGCTGATGTTGATGGCGCTCACATTCAAATTTTATTATTAACTTTTTTTTATCGTTATATGAAGCCTTTAATGGCTGCGCAAAAGATTTATTTAGCATTACCACCGTTATATAAAATTAGTAACAAAAAATCTAATGAAATTAGTTATGCTTGAAATCAAAAAGATTTATATAAGCAATTAGAAAAACATACTAAAAGTGAAATTCAACGCTATAAAGGACTTGGAGAAATGAATGCCGATCAATTATGAACAACAACAATGAATCCAGAAACTAGACAACTAGTGCAAGTTACTATTGGTGATCGCCATAAAGCTGAAAAAAAGATTATTACTTTAATGGGTGATGATAGTGATAAACGCAAAAAATGAATTGAAGCTAACATTAATTTTACATTAGAAGATAATTTTGTTATTGCTTCATAA
- the parC gene encoding DNA topoisomerase IV subunit A, with protein sequence MKSNRNSVVHELDEIVAERFGLYAKYIIQERALPDVRDGLKPVQRRILYAMNNLGLFFDRPHKKSVRVVGEVIGKYHPHGDVPIYEAMVRMAQPWKLRVPLIDGHGNFGSIDGDSAAAMRYTETRLNAISKYLLQDLDKKTVGWTPNFDDSETEPTVLPAYFPNLLLNGCMGIAAGYATNIPPHNLSELIVALVYRLNNPECSLKEIMKIIKGPDLPTGGIIQGRDGILNAYKTGRGKIIIRSKMELQGTPRHRKWVIKELPYEVVKSDLVTRIADIKEEQKLSGIKDIIDLSDMSGVHIEINLQQDADAETIRKYLLKHSNLQVSYNLNMVVLEDNKPICAGILNLLDAYLKHQFDIVQKRTKYDLEKAIVRLEIVSGLIKVTTILDKVIATIRKSTDKANAKKNLIKTYHFTELQSEAIVSLRLYRLTSTDVNALKEEEKSLQKEIRTWQEIIKKKEKQKALIIQQLQTISQEFNSPRKTVIENMVEEIIIEKTEIINEENIFVTISRDGYIKVINEKVVAKQDMKDYGRKPLDINVASLSTTSLSTLLLFTSQGNYCIVPLHKVKESRWKDIGQHVNNFSTMTGAERVLGAILINDFDIQDQFVILATKLGFIKRTVISDFKATRISKALKGINLQPNDEVVGFDLSNGKKQVILTTKKGFVVRYDENDIAIISAKAKGVKAINLKDDDKVVSLNVVNDEHDSYVSFTTAGVKKIKINNIPLLHRPAKGVHSFKITKTIIPYVITSFVIPNNSKVHILTKNNTIENFAINKVHYGRLLESVSYFLEDVNVEWIQDDRYYDLRKHNLQSASLISSLKKDKKISNANDQISLSMDDILND encoded by the coding sequence ATGAAAAGTAACAGAAATAGTGTGGTTCATGAATTAGATGAAATTGTTGCTGAACGGTTTGGTTTATATGCGAAATATATTATTCAAGAACGAGCATTGCCTGATGTTCGTGATGGCTTAAAGCCAGTGCAAAGAAGAATTTTATATGCAATGAATAATTTAGGGTTATTTTTTGATCGGCCTCACAAAAAATCAGTTCGGGTTGTTGGTGAAGTAATTGGTAAATATCATCCGCATGGTGATGTTCCCATTTATGAAGCAATGGTGCGAATGGCGCAACCTTGAAAGTTAAGAGTACCACTAATTGATGGTCATGGTAATTTTGGTTCCATTGATGGTGATTCAGCAGCGGCAATGCGATATACCGAAACGCGTTTAAATGCAATTTCTAAGTATTTATTACAAGACTTAGATAAAAAAACTGTTGGTTGGACCCCTAACTTTGATGATTCAGAAACTGAACCGACAGTATTACCAGCGTACTTTCCTAATTTGCTTTTAAATGGTTGTATGGGTATTGCTGCTGGTTATGCAACCAATATTCCGCCTCACAACTTATCGGAATTAATTGTTGCCTTAGTTTATCGTCTTAATAATCCTGAATGTTCATTAAAAGAAATTATGAAAATTATTAAAGGGCCTGATTTACCTACGGGTGGTATTATTCAAGGACGGGATGGAATATTAAATGCTTATAAAACTGGTCGTGGTAAGATTATTATTCGTAGTAAAATGGAATTACAAGGGACACCGCGTCATCGAAAATGAGTTATTAAGGAGTTACCTTATGAAGTTGTTAAAAGTGATTTAGTAACGCGAATTGCGGATATTAAAGAAGAACAAAAACTTAGTGGTATTAAGGATATTATTGATTTAAGTGATATGTCAGGAGTTCATATTGAAATTAATTTACAACAGGATGCTGATGCCGAGACAATTCGGAAATATTTATTAAAACATAGTAATTTACAAGTATCTTATAATCTTAATATGGTTGTTCTTGAAGATAACAAACCAATTTGTGCGGGGATATTAAACTTATTAGATGCTTATTTAAAACATCAATTTGATATTGTTCAAAAAAGAACTAAATACGATTTAGAAAAAGCGATTGTTCGTTTAGAAATTGTTAGTGGTTTAATTAAAGTTACAACAATTTTGGATAAGGTTATTGCTACGATTCGTAAATCAACTGATAAGGCTAATGCTAAGAAAAATTTAATTAAAACTTATCATTTTACGGAATTACAATCAGAAGCTATTGTTTCGTTACGATTGTATCGTTTAACATCAACTGATGTTAATGCTTTAAAAGAAGAGGAAAAATCTTTACAAAAAGAAATTAGAACTTGACAAGAAATTATTAAGAAAAAAGAAAAACAAAAAGCTTTGATTATTCAACAATTACAAACTATTTCGCAAGAATTTAATTCGCCACGAAAAACAGTTATTGAGAATATGGTGGAAGAAATTATTATTGAAAAAACAGAAATAATTAATGAAGAAAATATTTTTGTTACGATATCGCGTGATGGTTATATTAAAGTTATTAATGAAAAAGTAGTTGCTAAACAAGATATGAAAGATTATGGCCGAAAACCTTTAGATATTAATGTTGCTTCATTATCAACTACTTCATTAAGTACTTTATTACTGTTTACTAGTCAAGGTAATTATTGTATTGTTCCTTTACATAAAGTAAAAGAAAGTCGTTGAAAGGATATCGGACAGCATGTTAATAACTTTTCAACAATGACGGGTGCCGAAAGAGTTCTTGGTGCGATATTAATTAATGATTTTGATATTCAAGACCAATTTGTTATTTTAGCAACTAAGTTAGGATTTATTAAAAGAACTGTTATTAGTGATTTTAAAGCAACAAGAATATCTAAAGCTTTAAAAGGGATTAATTTACAACCCAATGATGAGGTTGTTGGTTTTGATTTAAGTAATGGCAAAAAACAAGTTATTTTAACAACTAAAAAAGGTTTTGTTGTTAGATATGATGAAAATGATATTGCAATTATTAGTGCCAAAGCTAAAGGTGTTAAAGCGATTAATTTAAAAGATGATGATAAAGTTGTATCATTAAATGTTGTTAATGATGAGCATGATAGTTATGTTTCTTTTACTACAGCGGGGGTTAAAAAAATTAAAATTAATAATATTCCTTTACTACATCGTCCAGCGAAAGGGGTTCATTCTTTTAAAATAACTAAAACTATTATTCCCTATGTAATTACATCGTTTGTAATTCCTAATAATAGTAAAGTTCACATTTTAACTAAAAATAATACGATTGAAAATTTTGCCATTAATAAAGTTCATTATGGTCGTTTATTAGAAAGTGTTAGTTATTTTTTAGAGGATGTTAATGTAGAATGAATTCAAGATGACCGTTATTATGATTTAAGAAAGCATAATTTACAATCAGCATCATTAATTTCTTCTTTAAAAAAGGATAAAAAAATATCTAATGCTAATGATCAAATATCATTATCAATGGACGATATTTTAAATGATTAA
- a CDS encoding IS3 family transposase has protein sequence MRKICKILGLLKSTYYYQTNKCTKFDVNNYEQEVISAFNKSRKIYGARKIKAVLIRKNIILSRRKIRFIMIKNNLVSKYTKLKYCIPEM, from the coding sequence GTGAGGAAAATATGTAAGATTTTAGGTTTACTAAAATCAACATATTATTATCAAACTAATAAATGCACCAAGTTTGATGTTAATAATTATGAACAAGAAGTTATCAGTGCATTTAATAAAAGTCGCAAGATTTATGGTGCTCGTAAAATTAAAGCTGTTTTAATAAGAAAAAATATCATTTTATCACGACGAAAAATCCGATTCATTATGATCAAAAATAATTTGGTTTCTAAATACACCAAGTTAAAATATTGTATTCCTGAAATGTAA